One window of Mangrovibacterium diazotrophicum genomic DNA carries:
- a CDS encoding T9SS type B sorting domain-containing protein yields the protein MKRLWYHIIRLALVFIPALLTVTSVTAQLSAYQGQTTKLSIDPLPGDTYTWELYTDSTVNFATTPGFVSSSSAEFVNGNNKGPSVEVIWHEPGTYFYKVTAVNAIRCTNHLKVGVIVILEDEDEIISPIAVDDYYQADCDPLLVNITDNDNWDPTYDILVNILEWPTQGELHPTDDQGGISYTVYFGVFGKDSFMYELCLDTDPPLCDTAMVYINIPDDLDCDDQPPPPDTTCHFFIPEGFSPNGDGAHDYFVIDCIEQYPNAKLMIFDKQGYLLYQHKNYGNVDVWGYNEADLWWGGQTTKHHQNSDKMVVPGVYLYILDKGNGDLARGFVMVAYGLGAIGN from the coding sequence ATGAAGCGACTTTGGTACCATATCATTAGGCTGGCGCTGGTATTTATACCGGCTCTATTGACTGTGACGTCTGTCACGGCCCAGCTCAGTGCGTACCAAGGGCAGACTACCAAATTGAGTATCGACCCATTGCCTGGCGATACTTATACCTGGGAATTGTACACCGATTCTACGGTCAACTTTGCGACGACACCAGGATTTGTTTCTTCATCGTCGGCAGAATTTGTCAACGGTAATAACAAGGGGCCAAGTGTTGAAGTGATCTGGCACGAACCGGGAACTTATTTTTATAAAGTCACAGCAGTTAATGCCATACGGTGTACCAACCACCTGAAGGTAGGGGTGATCGTTATTTTGGAGGATGAGGATGAAATCATTTCGCCGATTGCTGTCGATGATTACTATCAGGCTGATTGCGATCCGTTGTTAGTCAATATCACGGATAATGACAATTGGGATCCGACATACGACATTTTAGTGAATATTTTGGAGTGGCCGACGCAGGGCGAGTTGCACCCAACCGACGATCAGGGAGGAATTAGCTATACGGTCTACTTTGGCGTTTTCGGCAAGGATTCGTTTATGTACGAGCTCTGTTTGGATACCGATCCACCGCTTTGTGATACTGCTATGGTTTACATAAATATACCGGATGATCTGGATTGTGACGATCAGCCACCTCCGCCGGATACAACCTGTCATTTCTTTATTCCGGAAGGATTCTCGCCCAACGGGGATGGTGCCCACGATTACTTTGTGATCGATTGTATCGAGCAGTATCCGAATGCGAAGCTGATGATCTTCGACAAGCAGGGATATTTGCTCTATCAGCATAAAAACTACGGAAACGTTGATGTTTGGGGATATAATGAGGCCGATCTGTGGTGGGGCGGACAAACGACGAAACATCATCAGAACTCAGATAAGATGGTCGTTCCGGGCGTGTATCTCTATATTCTTGACAAAGGAAACGGAGACTTGGCACGCGGATTTGTAATGGTTGCTTATGGATTGGGCGCAATAGGAAATTAA
- a CDS encoding PorP/SprF family type IX secretion system membrane protein, with amino-acid sequence MMNRTNRTYRVKKYWSAMALSVVLMLFSAVESKAQVDRDRSHKIYTEPVFTQYMNGMQTINPAYAGMWEKVGIQVFTRRYFVGQDGAPLMAAATWYKPVKNDNNGIGLNITNEHIGYENKLTVAADYSYQVKLDWKTYLRLGLKVGFINYDNLLTRYDLDWGQDDPDPAFDTDIHQGMMLKWGVGALVYNRDFYIGLSVPQIISNKFRADVINFSSLADVRYAYLLGGYFFGRQRQIRFKPTILVKGAIGEPVTADISANWLFYDKFWVGAMYRTNNTAAIVTQFVMMKNIRFGYAMEFPFGREIFKYQLQTHEIRVVYEFDFYRRPYTRKQYF; translated from the coding sequence ATGATGAACAGGACGAACAGAACATACAGGGTTAAAAAATATTGGTCAGCGATGGCCTTGTCAGTGGTGTTGATGTTGTTTAGCGCTGTTGAAAGTAAGGCTCAGGTTGATCGCGACCGCTCACATAAAATCTATACCGAACCGGTTTTTACGCAATACATGAACGGTATGCAAACTATTAACCCTGCCTATGCGGGTATGTGGGAAAAAGTGGGTATCCAGGTGTTTACCCGCCGCTATTTCGTAGGGCAGGATGGAGCGCCGTTGATGGCTGCAGCAACCTGGTACAAGCCGGTTAAAAACGATAACAACGGGATTGGTTTAAATATTACCAACGAGCACATCGGCTACGAGAATAAATTAACGGTTGCGGCTGATTACTCCTACCAGGTAAAACTGGACTGGAAAACCTATTTGCGTTTGGGATTGAAAGTGGGCTTCATCAACTACGATAACCTTTTAACTCGTTACGATTTGGATTGGGGGCAGGATGACCCGGATCCTGCATTTGATACCGACATCCATCAGGGGATGATGTTGAAGTGGGGAGTTGGTGCCTTGGTTTATAACCGCGATTTTTACATTGGCTTGTCAGTTCCTCAAATTATATCCAATAAATTCCGCGCTGATGTGATTAACTTCTCATCACTGGCCGATGTCCGCTATGCTTATTTGTTGGGCGGTTATTTTTTCGGCCGTCAACGACAAATTCGTTTCAAGCCGACAATTCTTGTGAAAGGTGCTATTGGTGAACCAGTCACTGCAGATATCTCCGCGAACTGGCTTTTCTACGATAAATTTTGGGTTGGTGCTATGTACCGAACCAATAATACAGCGGCCATTGTAACGCAGTTTGTGATGATGAAGAATATACGTTTCGGATATGCCATGGAGTTCCCTTTTGGGCGGGAGATCTTCAAATATCAGTTACAAACACATGAAATTCGTGTGGTCTACGAGTTCGATTTCTACCGCCGTCCATACACCCGAAAACAATATTTTTAG
- a CDS encoding PKD-like domain-containing protein yields the protein MQRKFGGIMDCNWKLFFQLKTIFLLPIFLTGISQTKAIPHTESLLDNSMLSAGSAFVIPQAQLEGMSLTYVSNDESCPGKNDGSIDLTIANASSVPQIQWSTGETTEDLSGLAAGTYDVTVTDGSETASLSITIGNNPAPVAAITGDAVACQNTDKVPFTIQASGGIPPYVANFTYNGGLTLQTPSFTDEITMYQSTTNTGTYQYELVSIVDGNGCEYPVSGEVTIEVTNGATLDNPGDLEFCQGETTTPVALTGSPGNVVFDITGGASIGLNDKTGVSQIPSFTAMSGSATLTITPRANGCSGVPGTVQVTVSPKADLSVSQVLETICTGATTNIKLSSTTSGATFEWSVLDITPTGSISGSGDDTGNILAQTLVNTSNEVATVTYRITSYKNGCEGSSLDIEVQVLPELQATIEKTANSCQNESSPEVIFTAIGGEAPYLFTYRINGGTEQTVTESSGNAATISVPTGTAGDFTYELISVEDKNGCPSSVSESVTVTISEKPVLTSGLNPQGICSNEVFTYVPTSDIPGTTFSWSRAEVAGISNPAASGTDDPDEYLENTTNDPIAVTYTYTLSADGCSNTQDVVVIVTKKPELTSSLTPPDICSGTTFSYTPTSDISGTDYPWTRAAVAGIANPATSGTGNPNEVLINTTSNPIGVTYLYTLNSNGCENPVTYPVYVVVIPAPQVTVSASETEICPGESVDLYSSSDIASSLPSTLLSEDFNSGSAGDKSGLNSWTTYFNNNNAAWTIRDNNYNQSGKTFRSNDSSKFYLANSGAAGNTNITSTLTSPAINTVGYTSLELTFWHYYESGGNSDQPKIRVSTDNSNWTDIEEFTNSQGTSTDFVKYTVSLNGYVGNSTLYIQFYYKAKDDKYWAIDNVELTGEGSSVDMYWTSYPSGFSSTEQNPTNVYPTQTTDYIAWYTDPDTGCVGSDTVTVIVRETPAPEITADYCSYSPKILLTASDGYTSYLWSTGETTQSILVDLAAIYTVTVTDEFGCSGSTSFNTSTELLINGSFEDGNVGFVTPATSGNQYTYVADDPSVSSELFPEGLYGIGTNARNYHSNFWGVDHTTGTGNFMIVNGFPGSPQPIVWQETVTVRPNTDYYFSAWAISLNNSGNYASLQFSINGTQIGTVAQLTAGTSSSANPWKTQDRFYGMWNSGSNTTAVVSIVDLQTAAGGNDFGLDDISFGTLAPWPAEVDPTSAGDICQGGTISLYANSQYGREPITYLWTGPNGFSSTEENPVITNAKTANSGTYTVQVFDAYGCENESGSVNVTVYPTVKVNAGADQTVCYENAIVSLAGSVSGSATTGSWSGGSGTYSPNAQTLNASYTPSSAEIAAGTVTLTLTSDTPDGPCPAKSDKMKITVLQPLEISFTQTLPLCHDGDDGKLTASVTGGKSPYSYLWSDGQTTQTAIGLSAGVYSLTVTDAKGCSTTQSATLSEPSTFVVNPPSFSAPSCYGGTDGTATITATGGTPPYQFIWDAAAGSQTTSTATNLGAGTYSVIVLSDAHGCAATAVKVTIPEPEAPELTCPDDIYAIADEGTTYASNVIVTAPEYDTFCQSIEYEMTGATSDTGNGLVPSPSTFNVGTTTITYTAVNLKGEVIECSFRVIVSDTKPDITCADPISVNTDVDECSASVSVSLPTINSGTDISWSWTMTGATEDSGTGSIPDPYSFNKGVTTITWTAMNAIGSVQCSQTVTVTDNQAPEFTSPDPIEVCVEYLREYTYTNQIVPNYYTFENGNTLLDLNTASFSDNCGLSDCSPLIEWRIVFSDGSKLPASGYFTGQPSAYTNNGSTSFQFPGDNEGGSLLTHTIYYRITDCSNNVSSELSTTITVIPRPKIVQTP from the coding sequence ATGCAGCGCAAATTCGGAGGTATCATGGATTGTAATTGGAAACTTTTTTTTCAACTAAAAACCATATTTCTACTGCCGATATTTTTGACCGGAATATCGCAAACAAAAGCCATCCCGCACACTGAGAGCTTGCTGGATAACAGCATGCTCAGTGCGGGATCTGCCTTTGTTATCCCACAAGCGCAACTTGAAGGAATGAGCCTGACCTACGTCAGTAATGACGAAAGCTGCCCTGGCAAAAACGATGGAAGCATTGATTTGACCATTGCGAATGCCAGTTCTGTGCCCCAAATACAATGGAGCACCGGTGAAACCACAGAAGATCTTTCGGGACTCGCTGCGGGAACCTACGACGTGACTGTTACTGACGGTAGTGAAACAGCCTCACTGAGCATTACCATCGGGAACAACCCCGCACCGGTTGCCGCCATCACCGGCGACGCAGTTGCTTGCCAAAACACCGACAAAGTACCCTTTACGATACAAGCGAGTGGAGGAATTCCACCCTATGTAGCGAATTTCACCTACAACGGAGGTCTCACCTTACAGACTCCATCATTTACCGACGAAATAACGATGTACCAGTCAACTACCAATACCGGTACCTATCAATATGAACTGGTTTCCATTGTTGACGGTAATGGCTGTGAATATCCTGTATCCGGAGAAGTAACAATCGAAGTAACCAACGGCGCAACATTGGATAATCCGGGAGATCTGGAATTCTGCCAGGGCGAGACAACCACTCCTGTCGCACTTACCGGTAGTCCCGGCAACGTGGTCTTCGACATTACCGGAGGCGCCTCAATCGGTTTAAATGATAAAACAGGAGTTAGCCAAATACCATCCTTTACAGCCATGTCCGGGTCAGCCACCCTGACCATCACCCCTCGGGCAAATGGCTGTTCGGGTGTTCCGGGAACAGTACAGGTAACGGTAAGTCCAAAAGCAGATCTCTCCGTCTCACAGGTTTTGGAAACGATTTGCACGGGAGCAACGACCAACATCAAGCTCAGCAGCACAACTTCAGGAGCTACATTTGAGTGGTCGGTTCTGGATATTACGCCGACGGGATCGATATCCGGCTCCGGAGACGACACCGGTAATATACTCGCACAGACCTTGGTAAATACCAGCAATGAAGTTGCGACCGTAACTTATCGCATTACTTCTTATAAAAACGGATGTGAAGGTTCTTCTCTTGACATCGAAGTTCAAGTTTTACCAGAACTTCAAGCAACAATTGAAAAAACCGCAAACAGTTGCCAAAACGAAAGTTCGCCCGAGGTTATTTTTACAGCAATCGGAGGAGAAGCACCCTACCTATTCACTTATCGCATCAATGGTGGCACCGAACAAACAGTGACCGAAAGTTCCGGAAACGCAGCGACGATATCAGTTCCCACCGGAACAGCCGGAGATTTTACTTACGAACTCATTTCTGTAGAAGACAAAAATGGTTGCCCCTCATCTGTCAGCGAAAGCGTTACCGTGACAATCTCAGAAAAGCCGGTTCTAACATCCGGACTAAACCCACAGGGTATTTGCAGCAATGAAGTATTTACCTACGTTCCGACCAGCGACATACCGGGAACAACTTTCTCATGGAGCAGAGCTGAAGTTGCGGGTATCAGCAACCCGGCTGCTTCGGGAACCGACGACCCTGATGAATACCTGGAGAACACAACTAATGATCCTATAGCAGTAACATACACTTACACACTTTCGGCAGACGGCTGTTCGAACACGCAGGATGTCGTGGTCATTGTTACCAAGAAACCAGAATTGACGAGTTCGCTCACGCCTCCCGACATTTGCAGTGGAACAACGTTCTCGTACACACCAACCAGTGACATTTCGGGGACCGACTATCCGTGGACTCGCGCTGCAGTTGCAGGAATCGCCAATCCGGCCACATCAGGCACCGGAAATCCGAACGAGGTTTTAATTAATACAACATCGAATCCGATTGGCGTGACTTACTTGTACACCTTGAACTCCAACGGTTGCGAGAACCCCGTAACTTACCCGGTTTACGTGGTTGTCATTCCTGCACCTCAGGTCACTGTGTCAGCCTCCGAAACCGAGATCTGTCCGGGCGAAAGTGTTGATCTGTATTCGTCATCTGACATAGCCAGCAGCTTGCCTTCAACTTTGCTCTCCGAGGATTTTAACTCGGGAAGTGCGGGAGACAAATCCGGGCTCAACAGTTGGACAACCTATTTTAATAATAACAATGCAGCCTGGACCATCCGAGATAATAATTACAACCAAAGCGGAAAAACATTCAGATCAAATGACTCCAGTAAATTTTACCTGGCCAACTCAGGTGCAGCAGGAAACACCAACATCACATCGACTCTGACCTCCCCCGCTATCAACACAGTTGGATATACTTCGCTTGAACTTACGTTTTGGCATTATTACGAATCCGGCGGTAATTCCGATCAGCCTAAAATCAGGGTGTCGACAGACAACAGCAATTGGACCGACATCGAGGAATTCACGAATTCACAGGGGACGAGTACCGACTTCGTAAAATACACGGTGTCTCTGAATGGCTACGTTGGCAACAGCACGTTATACATTCAGTTTTATTACAAAGCGAAAGATGACAAGTATTGGGCAATCGACAATGTTGAATTGACGGGCGAAGGATCATCTGTTGATATGTACTGGACATCCTATCCGAGCGGTTTTTCATCAACGGAACAGAACCCGACCAATGTTTACCCGACCCAAACTACCGATTATATCGCTTGGTACACCGATCCGGATACCGGTTGTGTTGGAAGCGACACAGTTACTGTGATCGTTCGGGAAACTCCTGCGCCAGAGATCACCGCCGATTATTGCAGCTATTCACCCAAAATTCTCTTGACAGCTTCCGATGGCTATACCAGTTATTTATGGAGCACAGGTGAAACAACACAATCCATTCTCGTAGACCTAGCAGCTATCTACACTGTTACTGTTACCGACGAATTTGGTTGTTCCGGTTCTACTTCATTCAACACATCGACAGAATTGCTTATAAACGGAAGTTTCGAAGATGGAAACGTAGGGTTTGTTACTCCTGCAACGTCGGGAAACCAATACACTTATGTCGCAGACGATCCTTCTGTAAGTTCCGAATTGTTTCCTGAAGGGCTTTATGGTATTGGAACGAATGCCCGCAATTATCACAGTAACTTTTGGGGTGTGGATCACACTACCGGAACCGGAAATTTCATGATTGTCAACGGATTTCCGGGATCTCCGCAACCAATCGTATGGCAGGAAACAGTTACCGTCCGCCCGAATACCGATTATTACTTCTCGGCATGGGCCATCAGTTTGAACAATTCAGGCAATTACGCCAGTCTTCAGTTCAGCATCAACGGGACACAAATCGGAACCGTGGCGCAGCTCACTGCTGGTACCAGCAGCAGTGCAAATCCCTGGAAAACGCAGGATCGATTTTACGGAATGTGGAATTCCGGAAGCAATACAACGGCTGTTGTCTCCATTGTAGACCTACAGACAGCTGCCGGAGGAAACGACTTTGGCCTCGACGATATTTCCTTTGGAACGCTCGCGCCCTGGCCTGCAGAAGTAGATCCCACTTCGGCAGGTGACATCTGCCAAGGAGGAACAATTTCCCTCTATGCAAACTCGCAATACGGTCGCGAACCGATAACCTACTTGTGGACGGGGCCGAATGGCTTCAGTTCAACAGAGGAAAATCCCGTTATAACCAATGCCAAAACGGCAAACAGCGGAACTTATACAGTGCAGGTTTTCGATGCATACGGATGTGAAAACGAATCAGGATCGGTTAACGTAACGGTCTATCCTACTGTCAAGGTAAACGCCGGTGCTGACCAAACAGTCTGTTATGAAAATGCTATTGTTTCGCTCGCCGGATCGGTTAGCGGCAGTGCAACCACCGGAAGCTGGTCGGGAGGAAGCGGAACTTACTCACCAAATGCTCAAACATTAAACGCAAGCTATACACCAAGCTCAGCAGAGATAGCCGCCGGGACCGTGACACTGACTCTCACTAGTGACACACCCGACGGCCCTTGCCCCGCAAAGAGCGATAAAATGAAGATTACAGTTCTCCAGCCGTTGGAAATTAGCTTCACTCAAACGCTCCCGCTCTGTCACGACGGCGATGACGGCAAACTTACAGCGAGCGTAACCGGAGGAAAGTCACCCTATTCCTACTTATGGAGCGACGGACAAACGACGCAAACAGCTATTGGATTATCAGCTGGCGTCTATTCTCTGACCGTTACAGATGCCAAAGGCTGTTCAACAACACAGTCAGCTACGCTTTCGGAACCGTCAACATTTGTCGTTAACCCACCTAGTTTTTCGGCCCCTAGCTGCTATGGCGGAACTGATGGAACGGCAACTATTACAGCCACCGGAGGAACTCCCCCTTACCAGTTTATCTGGGACGCAGCGGCAGGATCACAAACAACATCTACAGCAACAAACCTTGGTGCAGGAACTTATTCAGTTATTGTTCTTTCGGATGCACACGGTTGTGCGGCCACGGCTGTAAAGGTGACAATTCCCGAGCCCGAAGCCCCGGAATTAACCTGCCCTGATGATATTTATGCAATAGCTGACGAAGGGACGACTTATGCGTCGAATGTCATCGTTACCGCTCCCGAGTACGACACTTTCTGCCAGAGTATTGAATACGAAATGACCGGCGCTACCAGCGATACCGGCAACGGCCTGGTTCCTTCTCCTTCGACCTTTAACGTCGGAACCACTACGATTACCTACACGGCAGTCAACTTAAAAGGAGAAGTAATTGAATGTTCTTTCCGGGTGATTGTGTCCGACACCAAACCCGACATTACCTGCGCCGATCCGATTTCTGTAAACACAGATGTTGACGAATGCAGCGCGTCGGTGTCTGTCAGTCTTCCGACCATCAACTCGGGAACAGATATTAGCTGGAGCTGGACGATGACCGGAGCGACAGAAGATAGCGGTACCGGATCAATTCCGGATCCCTACAGCTTCAACAAAGGAGTGACGACCATTACATGGACAGCGATGAATGCAATCGGAAGCGTTCAATGTTCGCAAACCGTAACAGTGACTGACAACCAAGCCCCGGAATTTACATCGCCTGATCCGATAGAAGTTTGTGTGGAATATTTGAGAGAGTACACTTACACCAACCAAATCGTACCGAATTATTACACCTTCGAAAATGGGAATACATTACTGGATCTGAATACTGCTTCTTTCTCGGATAACTGCGGACTTAGCGATTGCTCTCCTTTGATTGAATGGCGGATTGTCTTTAGCGATGGATCCAAACTTCCTGCATCAGGGTATTTCACCGGTCAACCTTCGGCATACACCAACAATGGCTCAACCAGTTTCCAATTTCCCGGAGATAATGAGGGGGGTAGCCTTTTAACACATACCATTTATTACCGAATCACGGATTGTTCAAATAACGTAAGCAGTGAACTGTCGACTACGATTACGGTAATTCCACGCCCTAAAATTGTTCAGACTCCATAG